DNA from Gracilinanus agilis isolate LMUSP501 chromosome 3, AgileGrace, whole genome shotgun sequence:
ccactgtgctatctacctCAAAGAAGCAGAGAGGGAGCATTTCACGTTTCTTCTTTGGGACGAAGCTCGGCCATCATCATTTTGCAgcattctatttcatcttctccATTTATGCGGTTATCATCAATGTATATATGTTGCTTCCCTGGTGCTGctgacttcactttgtatcagctcaattaagtcttcctgactgatgCTGTTCTCATCATCCATCTTCATTGTTTCCTACAGCACAGTCTTATTCCTTTCCATTCATACAttactttgtttagccattcctccgGAGATGGGCCTCTGCTTTGTTCCCATCTTCTGCCACTACAAGTGTTGCTAAGAAATTTCTGTTGTCTTCGGGgcatttcttttttgtcattgacctctttggggtagATTCCAGCATTCAAGTGCTCTTAGCATTTGATGCTGCCTCTCCAGACCTCAGCCTAATAAAGTGAGTCTTGGGAGCCTCATGTCTGGACCTCCCTGGACAGTTCATTCTTTTTCCTCAAGTTTCCAAGGTAGCGGGACTGGGGAGGAAGGCAGGGGCTCTTACATCCTATGGCGTCCCCTTCCCAGAATCCGGGGGCTGAACAGGATCTGAGCTCCCTGATCATCCTTCTCACTCCTACCCCCCATCTGGCCAAGGTCCCATATCTCCATGGCAACCCCAAGATACAATCCTGACCCCAAGGAAAGTAAAGCTCAAAGAAGCATGAAGAGACCCATAGAGACTTGCCTGCTCCTCCTGAGCCCTCTCTGGAAGCAGCCTTCACTCTGAACTGGTCTGGGCAGGGAAGAACCTCTCTTCACCTGAAGCCTTCAGCCTGTCCGTGTCTCAGAGGGCTGGACACTGGCCGGCTGCCTTGGGGACAACACCAGTCTGGAAACAGACACAAGATGGACTGCCTCAAACCAAGGACTGCTTTCCTGACACTTTCCCTAAGACTGCTTTTGCTGGGGGCCTTCATTCTGGAAGCATCAGCTCTAGAAGTAGGTGGGTAGGACGGACCACCACTGGGGTGAGGCCCACAGGCCTGTCCTCCTGTCCTCCTGTCCTCCTGTCCTCCTCCTCGGAAATACTCCACCTTAATGGGCCCAAAAAGGAGAGTGAGATAAAGTGTTTGGGGAGTTCTAAGCGTAGTATGGGAACCCTTCCTCTGGGCGCTTGGAGATCTCTCCTCAATGCCCTCTCAAAGCCCTGTCTGGAGGGATGGATTCTTGTTTAATCAAGTCTTCTCCCCAGAGTTCATGGAGACAATCCGACTCTTGGAGTCCTGAGTCTTCAGGTGGAAGTACAGCATTTCCCCCCATCTGCCACCTCCCACCTTGAGCCTGGCTGTACCCATGACATGGTAAAATTGGTACCTAGTGCTCTCTCTGACTGCCTTCTGCTCCCATCTTTCCCCAACATCCAAGCAGAATGGGGGTGCCCAGCCCCGCAGAACTTATGTGTGAGGGAAGCCCAATGCCGAGGACACCAGCTTTGGGTCCCTCTCCCTTCCacccccccttccttccttccttcaccccCGTCcgtcctctcttctctctagtcaATGTGGTGGATCTCTGCGGCCAGATGCTCCGAGGGGAAGGGATGATCATCCGCTCTCATTCCGCTTCGCGGAGATTCTACTTCGTGGCCCTAGAGACGGACTGCTGGCTCACTGTGCAGGCTGCCTCCCCTCAGGACAGAATCCTGTTCCAGTTTCGTTTCTTTCTGGTCTACAGCCTGACTCAAGCGCCTCCTTCTGAGCCGCCCCAGATAACCTCCTCTGGGCTGCCCGGCCGCCTCAGAGAGGACCCCTGCACCGCCGGTTCCTATGTACAGTTCTATGATGGGTCCAAGGAGGGTCCCCGCCTTGGGAAACCACTGTGCGGACTGACCATCCCAGGCCCCGTCCTGTCCACGGGCAGGTCCCTGAGCCTGCGCCTGGTGACCAGAGGCCGGCAGCCCAGGGTGGATTTCGTTGGGGACTTCACCTCATTCCGTCTAGGTACCTTGTTGGGGTGATGAGAGGGAAGATGGGGCAGGATGGGCAGTTCAAGATGGCGGGAGCTAATGAGGAAACAGcctgagataaaaagaaagaatcctgGATTGGGTCATAGAATGGGGGGCAGGAGCGGCGTTTATCTCTTAATGGTTCCAACCATGATAAGTCTCTTTAGCTTTCAAggattccatttctttctgtatATAATGATAGGTTCTACCAGGGCATCATGGgatgagagatttagagctgaaaaggactgTGGAGGACTTCTATGCCCtgatttttacagagaaggaaactgaggcttacagagaCTATTACAGAGACtaggggacttgcccaaagtcacacatgtagtaagtagcagaagTAGAATTCATATTCAGGTCCttcaattccaaatccagcatgctTTCCATTTACACTTATCTCTACTCCATTCTGGCTCTGACATATTATTCTGACCTTCAAAGTCATCCCTTTCCCACTCCCAACCCTTATTCTCCAAAattcccaccacaaaaaaaaataaattaatatttatatagcacttactctgtgcctaACATGgcactaagtgctttaaaatgatctcattcgatcctcaccacaaccctgggagacaggtattattattatctttatttttcaggtgaggaatcTAAGGCAGAggggtttaagggacttgcctggggtcacacaactagttagtatGTGAGGCTGAACCTGAACTCAGAGCTTTGAGATTCCAGGCCCTACTTCCTACCCAATAACCACACAGTGTCTGCCTTAGGTGTTAGAGGACACCAGCTCCCTAAAGACTCGTCTTAATagtaataattgctag
Protein-coding regions in this window:
- the LDLRAD2 gene encoding low-density lipoprotein receptor class A domain-containing protein 2 produces the protein MDCLKPRTAFLTLSLRLLLLGAFILEASALEVVNVVDLCGQMLRGEGMIIRSHSASRRFYFVALETDCWLTVQAASPQDRILFQFRFFLVYSLTQAPPSEPPQITSSGLPGRLREDPCTAGSYVQFYDGSKEGPRLGKPLCGLTIPGPVLSTGRSLSLRLVTRGRQPRVDFVGDFTSFRLGTFISPCGLGGYFLCRNKKCIPQSLVCDVWGIDNCGDGSDQTTYPPASCGGQSAVTAATPPSPAFWTSQGSLKPGSNSSESEESRPALQERSATGPLTRTRTFKTLPSNSFVYTACCPVDLPGCLRSDQVTPQGVASEHVGQAGGQESALPGLPLQLGLQGRPT